The proteins below come from a single Pichia kudriavzevii chromosome 2, complete sequence genomic window:
- a CDS encoding uncharacterized protein (PKUD0B04800): protein MIICSRCKRKRFLGITDKNDDDLSTYQTCQPCRDKLKEYRRTYTNRKRQKLENLRNQHDDRSKVLLRSTHEHKRKVNKLYTDFEAVLNKVYNHVKIDDLDMNFTLRIPEFCIPKPNKQIECGYEEQSNLLEQQVELDENFKSELTKSLETHYVDRIIHVLGICGYNFKFYVSSWKNGKYYATYKCIADKLAMKRFGVSEPSLKIDIEGRNSTEGKESTLKQQVLGWITPLEDSDSFDLNLNVRNEDVGLQLIQTYGYHCQSQLSFIADYTNLELTFKFKHQFHRSELKKPVHENKPAREKKPFSEISKHIDPADFSEKLDILHSKLKH from the coding sequence ATGATCATCTGTAGTCGAtgcaaaagaaagagattTTTGGGGATAACCGataaaaatgatgatgatttaaGTACATATCAAACATGTCAACCATGTCGTGATAAACTCAAAGAATATCGACGCACATACACAAACCGCAAAAGACAAAAACTAGAGAATCTTAGAAATCAACATGATGACCGTTCGAAAGTGCTTCTGAGGTCTACACATGAACACAAAAGGAAAGTAAACAAATTATACACCGATTTTGAAGCCGTTTTAAACAAAGTTTATAACCATGTTAAAATTGATGATCTTGATATGAACTTTACTTTAAGAATACCTGAATTTTGCATTCCCAAACCAAACAAGCAGATAGAATGTGGGTACGAGGAACAATCAAACCTGCTTGAACAACAAGTTGAACTCgatgaaaattttaaatcGGAACTGACTAAATCTCTTGAAACACATTATGTAGATAGGATAATTCATGTTTTGGGCATTTGCGGttacaatttcaagttttaTGTATCCTCATGGAAAAACGGGAAATACTATGCAACATATAAATGCATTGCAGACAAACTAGCCATGAAACGATTTGGTGTCTCTGAGCCCTCCCTTAAGATTGACATAGAAGGGAGGAATAGCACAGAGGGGAAAGAAAGTACACTCAAACAACAAGTGTTAGGTTGGATAACGCCATTGGAAGATTCGGACTCATTTGACTTGAATCTTAATGTTAGAAATGAGGATGTTGGTTTACAATTGATACAAACGTACGGCTATCATTGTCAATCTCAATTAAGTTTTATTGCTGACTATACTAATCTTGAGTTAACTTTTAAGTTCAAACACCAATTTCATAGGTCAGAACTAAAGAAACCTGTACACGAAAACAAGCCGGctagagaaaaaaaacctttCTCAGAGATAAGTAAACACATAGACCCGGCTGACTTCTCTGAAAAACTAGATATACTGCATAGTAAATTGAAGCATTGA
- a CDS encoding uncharacterized protein (PKUD0B04810; similar to Saccharomyces cerevisiae YLL032C; ancestral locus Anc_4.26) has translation MLYQKSKNQDDKMIISFTLPYECIVKPSHNIYHESLIHSDWRFKQPSTTANENLFDPSGSSLSSSNNVHNSNSFNDKSLIFDNLVSLRSVVNQLNESYASYGIIVILNEFRLSNMKLSISIIGKHSYRSEMNSIKLQIFQKYSKILKSTITIDPRTNRHCFINNEIKVELINFINSVSQFNKTSIYIERSDTLASTFTISVVGYRDQVKVTENKINLFIDDMNPNFFSDYLELSSISILPLICGTNMSTLKRIIKQTNCNIYLPNLLPELFYNNSLEVESRNPKIFITGLRSQVLLAKKWLSDMIINYTNNPFIKQLPILPVKREILIISQLVEQNCDLFDEMMFKTSCYLSLPPLGYQSIDNNEVNQYNTNKGSSSNRNNNKSSLIGDLITVQGNSIEEVEILIDELTNKASSFYSEKVEFTVQSNSDHPIDINKLLNFNDSLTFNSNCFVTCSKVDNKYIFQLMGNSENIKIATNCLTQFETYSGSSFSNQFVQYQIELTNKEKDFIAGKKNGKIIKIINMSAVSIKLLPFNDQNFIVEISGNELMDAVVGLGLFEDELPTIFHFNVPESFHRQIIGVGGQTIQIIMRKFNVFVKFSNSFELSDKTLDSQHILQSTNFQQSFIRKNNVIIKCPSKNKSEIPLAKLELEKLVDKVKRNSYSSTTVRLSLQQWKLLTSAEFNILFNINRKKPTNFITELEKKTNTFISYPPLDSISNNQESVIIEIYGVENNSKLCFSELKKIIPYSYRFKINKSSNIDSLIEIIKLDKAHLLQMDSVSNLQISFLNNIVVPMKILYNVELEIKSEDQYDSFILYYYPHAFSFNFNISNAERLNDQTQSQIVMSQQFSQIVQSMVSFLNDWHFDLVDSGIYSAELFTIESNSPSNTKSNTNTSTNTNTNTNTNSSVNQSHFSALKTKSINTNSNNPNHNNSTDNSSKNNIW, from the coding sequence ATGCTATACCAGAAGTCTAAAAATCAGGATGACAAAATGATTATTTCTTTCACTCTTCCATATGAGTGTATTGTCAAACCCTCACATAACATTTACCATGAATCTCTAATCCACTCTGATTGGAGATTCAAGCAACCGTCGACAACAGCAAACGAGAATCTCTTTGATCCCTCGGGTTCTTCTCTAAGTAGTTCCAATAACGTGCACAATAGCAACTCTTTTAATGACAAATCACTGATTTTTGATAACCTGGTATCCCTAAGATCAGTTGTTAATCAACTAAATGAATCGTATGCATCTTATGGTATTATTGTGATCCTTAATGAATTCAGGCTTTCAAACATGAAATTATCTATTTCAATTATTGGCAAACACAGTTATAGAAGTGAAATGAATAGTATTAAGTtacaaatttttcaaaaatattccaaaatcttgaaatcaaccATAACAATTGATCCAAGAACGAACAGACATTGCTTTATtaacaatgaaatcaagGTTGAGCTGATTAATTTTATTAATAGTGTTTCACAATTCAATAAGACATCAATTTATATTGAGCGCTCTGATACACTAGCTTCGACTTTTACAATTTCAGTTGTGGGTTACAGAGACCAAGTCAAGGTAACTgagaataaaataaatttattcattgatgatatGAATCCAAATTTTTTCTCCGATTATTTAGAActatcttcaatttccattcttcctttgattTGCGGCACAAATATGTCAACGCTCAAAAGAATaatcaaacaaaccaatTGTAATATTTATCTGCCAAATTTACTACCAGAACTTTTTTATAATAATTCCTTAGAAGTGGAATCAAGAAACCCAAAAATTTTCATTACTGGTTTGAGATCACAAGTTTTATTAGCTAAGAAATGGTTATCAGATATGATTATTAATTATACTAACAACCCTTTCATCAAACAGCTACCTATTCTACCCGTTAAAAGGGAGATTCTTATCATAAGTCAGTTAGTTGAACAGAATTGTGATCTTTTCGACGAAATGATGTTCAAAACATCTTGTTATTTATCGCTTCCTCCCCTTGGATACCAATCGATTGATAACAACGAGGTTAACCAATATAATACAAACAAAGGTAGCAGCAGTAACAGGAATAATAATAAGAGCTCATTAATCGGTGACTTGATTACTGTTCAAGGTAATTCAatagaagaagttgaaatcTTGATTGATGAACTGACTAACAAGGCATCATCATTTTATTCGGAAAAAGTCGAGTTTACAGTTCAATCAAATTCTGATCATCCGATCGATATTAACAAACTACTCAATTTTAATGATTCATTAACTTTCAATTCTAACTGTTTTGTTACTTGTTCGAAAGTGGATAATAAAtacatttttcaacttaTGGGTAATTCGGAAAACATTAAGATAGCTACAAATTGTTTAACACAGTTTGAAACATATAGTGGTTCTTCGTTCTCAAACCAATTTGTTCAGTATCAAATTGAGTTAACCAACAAGGAGAAAGACTTTATAGCGGgcaagaaaaatggaaaaatcatcaaaatcatcaatatgtCTGCGGTTTCTATCAAGTTGTTACCATTTAATGATCAAAATTTTATCGTTGAAATTTCTGGAAATGAATTGATGGATGCTGTAGTCGGATTGGGcttatttgaagatgaattaccaaccatttttcatttcaatgTTCCGGAATCTTTCCATAGACAGATAATTGGTGTTGGGGGCCAAACAATCCAAATTATCATGAGAAAATTTAATGTGTTTGTTAAGTTCTCAAATTCCTTTGAGCTATCTGACAAAACTTTAGATTCACAGCATATTCTACAGTCAACAAATTTCCAACAATCTTTTatcagaaaaaataacGTTATAATTAAATGtccatcaaaaaataaatccGAGATTCCTTTGGCTAAATTGGAACTTGAAAAGCTGGTTGATAAAGTGAAGAGAAACAGTTACTCATCGACAACTGTTAGACTGTCATTACAACAGTGGAAGTTATTGACCAGTGCTgaattcaatattttgttcaatattaACAGGAAAAAACCAACTAATTTTATCAcagaattagaaaaaaaaacaaacaccTTTATCAGCTATCCTCCATTGGACtccatttcaaacaatCAGGAATCTGTGATTATTGAAATTTACGGAGTAGAAAACAACTCTAAATTATGCTTTtcagaattgaaaaaaattattccTTATTCTTAtagattcaaaatcaacaagtCATCCAATATTGATTCTTTAATTGAAATTATAAAGTTAGATAAAGCTCATTTATTACAAATGGATTCGGTTTCGAACTTACAAATAagttttctcaacaatATAGTTGTTCCGATGAAAATCCTCTATAatgttgaacttgaaatAAAATCGGAGGATCAGTATGATTCATTTATACTCTATTATTATCCACACGCATTTAGTTTTAACTTTAACATATCCAACGCTGAAAGGTTAAATGATCAAACGCAGTCACAGATAGTGATGTCTCAgcaattttctcaaattgtACAATCTATGGTGAGCTTTTTAAATGATTGGcattttgatttggttgACTCGGGAATTTATAGTGCAGAGTTATTTACTATAGAATCTAACTCACCTTCCAACACAAAAAGCAACACAAACACTAGcacaaatacaaatacaaacacaaacacaaactCTAGTGTCAATCAATCTCACTTTTCAGCTTTAAAGACCAAAAGtatcaataccaatagCAATAACCCTAACCACAACAACTCAACTGATAACAgctcaaaaaataatatctGGTAA
- a CDS encoding uncharacterized protein (PKUD0B04820; similar to Saccharomyces cerevisiae YLR133W (CKI1) and YDR147W (EKI1); ancestral locus Anc_8.328): MSPLERPTCVRRHSSNTTSPHLRPRRSSITSYSQTSTIRSTSHTRGHGTVTRQHSNTPSAISLSSLNNIGDHLVYNNHHRAQIPPKSPRLLTSSNPTITRNSSHTRFSLNTAQHRSFQSNDINEDNIDSVILNVNLDNSLPTDYFKQDILSVIKSLKIPKWRKIEKSNYKQIGIDRISGAMTNCVYKLTYSNYYPLLLRIYGDMEDIIDRNSELLTLVRLSRKNIGPKLLGCFSNGRFEEFLNNSITLNKSQIRDQKISRMIARRMKEFHSGVELSFDEINQGPKSWILIERWIEIVDQIIQKENADENTQKSVFMLNWESFKHCVFIYKDWLFSKYDVQTLKDSLRFCHNDAQYGNLLFYNKSDALSMDDDDTNNNKNNDGNYDKNSTSYKDTIVADSEITNLSLDQLSIGSHSTNQELPLITEKTFENDTKLTVIDFEYAGQNPAAYDIANHFCEWMYDYHDPVENYKTNELKYPSVEDRINYLNSYVKYVPGSTTPNFKPVQLSELHHEISENPPKLIKSIKLSDLPSQVKQLYNDIIYWRSTSSIFWALWAVISRGSISSRPVLPNNTENFEFGPNGETYKIVSEFDQLADCNSSEDEYLEQTLDDEFDRLKYALGKTGIFIGDMIQLGLLEEKDVDTENKSKIKYLDVELLPI, encoded by the coding sequence ATGTCACCATTGGAGAGACCCACTTGTGTTAGGAGACACTCCTCAAACACCACCAGTCCTCATTTGAGACCAAGGAGAAGCTCCATTACCTCGTATAGCCAAACTTCTACAATTAGGAGTACAAGTCACACAAGAGGGCATGGCACTGTTACAAGGCAACATTCGAACACCCCCTCAGCCATTTCACTATCCTCTCTGAATAATATCGGTGATCATCTAGTTTATAACAACCATCATCGTGCTCAAATTCCCCCAAAATCCCCCCGTTTATTAACGTCctcaaatccaacaattaCTCGTAATTCTAGCCACACCCGTTTTAGTCTCAACACTGCTCAACACCGCTCATTTCAATCCAATGATATAAATGAAGATAACATTGACAGCGTTATTCTAAATGTCAACCTTGACAACTCTTTGCCTACAGATTATTTCAAACAAGATATTCTATCAGTCATAAAATCGTTAAAGATCCCCAAATGGAGGAAAATcgaaaaatcaaattacAAGCAAATAGGTATTGATAGAATTAGCGGTGCAATGACAAACTGTGTCTACAAACTCACATATTCAAATTACTATCCCCTTTTACTTAGAATCTATGGAGATATGGAGGATATTATTGACAGAAACTCAGAATTATTGACATTGGTTAGACTTTCGAGGAAGAACATTGGTCCAAAATTGTTAGGGTGTTTCTCTAATGGTagatttgaagagtttTTGAATAACTCAATTACACTGAATAAATCTCAAATCAGAGATCAGAAAATCAGTAGAATGATTGCAAGAAGGATGAAGGAATTTCATTCCGGTGTTGAGTTATCATTTGACGAAATAAACCAAGGTCCAAAATCTTggattttgattgaaagATGGATAGAAATTGTAGAccaaattattcaaaaagaaaatgcaGACGAAAATACTCAAAAATCTGTTTTTATGCTGAACTGGGAATCTTTTAAGCATTGTGTCTTCATCTATAAAGACTGGCTTTTCAGCAAGTACGATGTTCAAACTTTAAAAGATAGTTTGAGGTTCTGTCATAATGATGCACAATATGGCAATTTGTTATTCTACAATAAATCCGATGCTTTATCAATGGACGATGATGACActaacaacaacaaaaacaacgACGGCAACTACGATAAGAATAGCACATCCTACAAAGATACTATTGTTGCCGATAGTGAAATAACAAATTTATCTTTAGATCAGCTGTCGATTGGATCCCACTCGACTAATCAAGAATTACCTTTAATCACAGaaaaaacatttgaaaatgatacAAAACTAActgttattgattttgaatatgcTGGACAAAACCCTGCTGCCTATGATATAGCAAACCATTTCTGTGAGTGGATGTACGATTATCATGATCCAGTTGAAAATTATAAGACAAATGAACTAAAATACCCATCAGTTGAGGATAGAATTaattatttgaattcttATGTCAAATATGTGCCAGGTTCAACAACTCCAAATTTTAAGCCGGTGCAATTGTCTGAGTTACATCATGAGATATCTGAAAACCCCCCTAAACTGAttaaatcaataaaattgTCTGATTTGCCTAGCCAAGTTAAACAACTCTACAATGACATTATCTATTGGCGctcaacttcttctattttttgGGCATTATGGGCTGTGATCAGTAGAGgctcaatatcttcaaggCCCGTGCTTCCAAACAACactgaaaattttgagtttggGCCAAATGGGGAAACTTATAAAATAGTGAGTGAATTCGACCAGCTTGCCGATTGCAACTCCagtgaagatgaatatCTAGAACAAACtttagatgatgaatttgatcGCCTTAAGTATGCATTGGGTAAAACTGGTATTTTCATAGGTGATATGATCCAATTGGGTTTATTAGAGGAAAAAGATGTTGATACGGAAAATAAATCTAAGATTAAATACCTTGATGTGGAACTCCTGCCAATTTAA
- a CDS encoding uncharacterized protein (PKUD0B04830; similar to Saccharomyces cerevisiae YGR271C-A (EFG1); ancestral locus Anc_5.30), whose amino-acid sequence MAKRNENSTQASVDLTKALMHGSSGIKKKIRDISRLLTKDTLPADVRVANERALSTLKLELEKIQSEQKAKKVALRYHKVRFFEKKKAIRFYKKSKREVEELETKLNEVTGESERKDTKKQYKKAKRVFEHCKIDLAYILNYPKDEKYISLYTKTVVENLPKKAIDGINRANQRKEALKKMFAEQLANNELPISLEEGLSGQVAKDSNNKNNGTSKKTTNTIQNVDDMKVDTKEKEEDNFFE is encoded by the coding sequence ATGGCAAAACGAAATGAAAATAGTACACAAGCTAGTGTTGATTTAACAAAAGCACTAATGCACGGAAGCTCTGGcattaaaaagaaaatcagaGATATTTCACGACTTTTAACGAAGGACACATTACCGGCAGATGTCAGAGTCGCTAATGAAAGAGCACTATCAACTCTTAAGTTGGAACtagaaaaaatacagaGCGAACAAAAGGCGAAGAAGGTTGCACTTAGGTATCACAAAGTTCGTTTCtttgagaagaagaaagcaATCAGGTTTTAcaaaaaaagcaaaagagaAGTCGAAGAATTAGAGACTAAGCTCAATGAAGTTACTGGTGAGtctgaaagaaaagatacaaagaaacaatacAAAAAGGCAAAACGTGTTTTTGAACATTGCAAGATTGATTTAGCTTACATCTTAAACTATccaaaagatgaaaaatatatttccTTATATACAAAAACTGTCGTTGAAAATTTACCTAAGAAAGCAATAGACGGTATCAACAGGGCTAACCAAAGAAAGGAAGCcctgaagaagatgtttgCAGAGCAATTAGCCAATAACGAGCTGCCAATTAGTTTAGAAGAAGGGTTATCTGGACAAGTTGCGAAGGACtcaaacaacaagaatAATGGCACATCTAAAAAAACTACTAACACCattcaaaatgttgatgacaTGAAGGTAGATACCAAGGAGAAGGAAGAGGATAACTTCTTTGAATAG
- a CDS encoding uncharacterized protein (PKUD0B04840; similar to Saccharomyces cerevisiae YCR054C (CTR86); ancestral locus Anc_6.324), which translates to MKTVKECTVLVAVDNYFQGEKCDVESLIESLGTIIWKTSMMMQNKAMWEYTISLSKCEDIWVLTIEILKKIEHKEISFSENDLRLIKGITLLIRNLSISYRESNRHSHAINILQNEYLVKILHNMFCFIDVNTEVALQLRALDVMIVCFHCLFNCYKQARDSLSIELLTQSLKCLISKLQTVGTLCELKQILPQLEHLCSSSDTKKLLLKDNCEFFLNIFRSISRILNVNPQIDIQNLREINPDHYQVFLTLAKSIVHLFDEGTLAVNMFKSAQTDPEKNSNNLFTFLIVLQFAFSTEEQENDIDYAALGLMCLEFYEIFEKNCIELLENRKMDQEDWNKLACYHRIIISLLDIVSNLLPYKLFLETLKSYNFVEKIVCFLQIIENNTERRRLKDLESPMGDKKVFGNVKTILIEIITYLVHNDKESQDLVRENGGLILILNNCNLDVNEPFIRERCILCLKYLLENNAENQAFVASLEPKKVEVTQENEKILEKSGYEVEIVDGKVKLKKTNDLIGKIEGN; encoded by the coding sequence ATGAAGACAGTAAAGGAGTGCACCGTTTTAGTTGCTGTTGATAATTACTTCCAAGGAGAGAAATGTGACGTGGAATCTCTTATCGAAAGTTTGGGGACAATTATCTGGAAAACTTCGATGATGATGCAGAACAAGGCGATGTGGGAGTATACTATTAGCCTATCTAAATGTGAGGATATATGGGTGCTTACTATTGAGAtcttaaagaaaatagaaCACAAGGAAATTTCTTTTAGTGAAAATGACCTTAGATTGATAAAAGGTATCACATTACTAATTAGAAATCTTTCGATATCGTATCGGGAGTCTAATAGGCATTCACATGCTATAAACATTTTGCAAAATGAATACCTGGTGAAGATTCTACACAatatgttttgttttattgacGTTAATACAGAAGTAGCACTACAACTCAGAGCTTTGGATGTCATGATTGTATGTTTCCACTGTTTGTTTAACTGTTATAAACAAGCAAGAGATTCTTTAAGTATTGAATTACTGACTCAAAGTCTTAAATGTTTAATTTCTAAGCTTCAAACGGTGGGAACTTTGTGTGAGTTAAAACAGATTCTTCCTCAACTTGAGCACTTATGTAGTTCTTCCGATACCAAGAAGTTACTACTAAAGGATAACTGTGAATTTTTCCTCAACATTTTTCgttcaatttcaagaattttGAATGTAAATCCACAAAtagatattcaaaatttaAGAGAAATTAACCCTGATCACTACCAGGTCTTCCTTACTCTGGCAAAATCAATAGTTCATCTGTTTGATGAAGGGACGTTAGCTGTGAACATGTTTAAATCGGCACAGACAGatccagaaaaaaatagtaaCAATCTATTTACATTTTTGATAGTTTTACAATTTGCATTTAGCacagaagaacaagaaaatgatatagATTACGCTGCTCTTGGCTTGATGTGTCTTGAGTTTTATGAAATATTCGAGAAGAACTGTATTGAGTTGTtagaaaacagaaaaatgGATCAAGAGGATTGGAATAAATTAGCTTGCTATCATCGTATTATTATATCGTTGTTAGATATAGTATCGAACTTACTTCCTTACAAATTATTTCTGGAAACATTAAAGTCGTACAATTTTGTGGAAAAGatagtttgttttttacagattattgaaaataatacGGAGCGTAGAAGACTCAAAGATCTAGAATCTCCTATGGGTGATAAAAAGGTTTTTGGGAATGTCAAAACTATACTAATTGAGATTATCACTTACCTTGTTCACAATGACAAAGAATCACAAGACCTGGTTCGTGAAAATGGTGGTTTAATTTTAATATTAAACAATTGTAACTTAGATGTCAATGAACCATTCATACGAGAACGCTGCATTTTATGCTTAAAGTATCTTCTTGAGAATAATGCAGAAAATCAGGCTTTTGTTGCATCTTTGGAACCCAAGAAGGTAGAGGTAACACaggaaaacgaaaaaatcCTAGAAAAATCTGGGTACGAAGTCGAGATTGTAGATGGAAAAGTCAAGCTAAAGAAAACTAATGACCTCATAGGGAAGATCGAAGggaattga